From Haloarcula sp. CBA1127, a single genomic window includes:
- a CDS encoding PH domain-containing protein, whose amino-acid sequence MNRLHPRSAVLRVARAALQGGFFGFFGGSLGTGMLGLPGFAVPLLGLLGALTFSGYALARYLRFRYELDGDTLTVESGVFARQSRQIPLGRVQNLDVEQNILNRLLGLAIVRFETAGGSATEATLDAVDETEVKRLRNYVRTHDRDEATGTETGAADAVSETATSGRAAHADLPGVNGSTPARTGDAQTADDFGDPVSASDTAERDQPDGSLLFAFDQRELLTYALVSVRPAAPVLTLASLPLGMDVVWAVLRFNANLVGASLNGPVVRWLASSPESTRLAVFAALSVVQFLLLALVVSVALTVIEYYGFRLTQADCDLRYERGLLRRYSGNIPLEKVQTVTIRENVLMRRFGYATLAVETAGYSGGNQQSTQGVAVPLAPREEVYELARDIEPFGDLDFDRSPKRARRRYLARFSLAAAGLTAVAYAVDSLLLETGYWWLAALLLLIVAPAAHLRWRHRGFDLDESVLATRSGFWRRTTRIVPYYRLQTVFVTRSPFQRRRDLATVGADTASSSSLLGGVAQVYDIDEDTARELRDALRERLTAHVAELRASDRAADADA is encoded by the coding sequence ATGAACCGGCTCCACCCGCGGAGTGCGGTCCTGCGCGTCGCCAGAGCAGCGCTGCAAGGCGGTTTCTTTGGCTTCTTCGGAGGCTCACTCGGAACCGGAATGCTCGGACTGCCGGGGTTCGCGGTTCCGCTGCTCGGCCTGCTCGGTGCGCTGACGTTTAGCGGGTACGCACTGGCGCGCTATCTCCGCTTTCGCTACGAACTCGACGGGGACACGCTCACCGTGGAATCCGGCGTCTTCGCCAGACAGTCCCGCCAGATTCCGCTGGGCCGCGTCCAGAACCTCGATGTCGAACAGAACATCCTCAACCGCCTGCTCGGACTCGCAATCGTCCGCTTCGAGACGGCCGGTGGCAGTGCAACGGAAGCCACACTGGACGCGGTCGACGAGACCGAAGTCAAACGTCTGCGGAACTACGTGCGAACCCACGACCGGGACGAGGCCACCGGGACGGAGACGGGAGCCGCCGACGCGGTGTCTGAGACTGCAACATCTGGCCGGGCGGCCCACGCTGACCTTCCCGGCGTGAACGGCTCCACGCCTGCACGCACCGGTGACGCCCAGACGGCGGATGATTTCGGGGACCCGGTTTCGGCCTCGGACACGGCGGAACGCGACCAGCCGGACGGGTCGCTGCTGTTCGCGTTCGACCAGCGCGAACTCCTGACGTACGCGCTCGTCTCCGTTCGGCCGGCCGCACCGGTCCTGACGCTCGCATCGCTCCCGCTGGGGATGGATGTTGTCTGGGCCGTCCTGCGGTTCAACGCGAACCTCGTTGGGGCGTCGCTGAATGGGCCTGTCGTCCGCTGGCTGGCTAGCTCACCGGAATCCACGCGACTCGCTGTCTTCGCCGCGTTGTCCGTCGTCCAGTTCCTCCTGCTCGCACTCGTCGTCAGCGTGGCGCTGACAGTCATCGAGTACTACGGCTTCCGGCTCACGCAGGCCGACTGCGACCTCCGGTACGAGCGGGGACTGTTGCGCCGGTACAGCGGCAACATCCCGCTGGAGAAGGTCCAGACGGTCACCATCCGCGAGAACGTTCTGATGCGGCGGTTCGGCTACGCGACCCTAGCCGTCGAGACGGCCGGCTACAGCGGTGGGAACCAGCAGTCAACGCAGGGCGTCGCCGTCCCGCTGGCCCCCCGCGAGGAAGTGTACGAACTGGCCCGTGACATCGAGCCGTTCGGCGACCTCGACTTCGACCGGTCGCCGAAGCGCGCCCGTCGGCGCTATCTCGCGCGGTTTTCGCTGGCGGCGGCCGGACTCACCGCAGTCGCCTACGCCGTCGATTCGCTGCTGCTTGAGACCGGCTACTGGTGGCTCGCCGCCCTCCTCCTCCTCATAGTTGCGCCGGCAGCCCATCTCCGCTGGCGACACCGCGGGTTCGACTTGGACGAGTCCGTGCTGGCGACCCGAAGCGGTTTCTGGCGGCGGACGACGCGCATCGTCCCGTACTACCGGCTCCAGACGGTGTTCGTCACGCGGTCGCCGTTCCAGCGCCGCCGCGACCTGGCGACTGTCGGGGCCGACACGGCAAGTTCGTCAAGCCTGCTTGGCGGCGTCGCTCAAGTGTACGATATCGACGAGGACACCGCAAGAGAACTCAGAGACGCGTTGCGGGAGCGGCTCACCGCACACGTTGCGGAGCTGCGGGCGAGCGACAGGGCCGCCGACGCGGACGCGTAG
- a CDS encoding AAA domain-containing protein, whose product MSVDRVRGVVVDIEEPKTVNTQYGESDLCEVTIRPDRGAGEPTTVTLWGKWTENAATIETGMEIAVYNPDKREYQGEQQYSVGGDATLVVQPDFLVDVTDIRAWVQCPRMYYLRKLDGAEHAYPLVKGTVVHEVFGDLLRGRDLDTAIEEQVDAAGLDIGLLGREADEVAGDVRDHASAIQGWLQQGTLTETDGAATAADNSERDFSPAESEWRSEMTLISERFGMKGRADAVRRGMPVELKTGKNTKREPRFQDKIQATAYALMLGERAAGADSAVDAAPDTGTLLYTKNAAVDRNEESGDLSPAKEFSIGSGLLNYVVRTRNAIAAMEYDCSVPTGYEANAKCEYCFEQDTCMAVSGRLNQESKAGTVGRAVPDEELDYFERFYTAVEAERRSVHREYAKLWEQTPEERADNDRALIGLEPTGRRELDGGRWELRATGTGAVSKIREGNLVLASDGDPVTGNAELARVERLGEEIVVTADEPLDLRRLDVYPSELTTDRLQNALHDAVLLQSPEQKDVLFGRREPEFKPVEETFIDNNDAQNDAVQLAVGAEDFALVHGPPGTGKTYTLARMVRALIARGDRVLLSAFTNRAVDNLLEALEAQGYTDIVRVGTESGVREDMQKYRLETSGDPGECAGRLQSAQVVAATTATCGGSTLQTQEFDVAVVDEAGQLTEPGTLAATTLADRFVLVGDHQQLPPVVQSEDETLSTSLFERLIDAHPDAGVMLDRQYRMAQHIQAFASREFYDGQLRPATGEVAAQRLDDLDGVATASLPEVLRDRVAFVDPGGSQVGNTNPTEADRIAEIVASYRSAGVSAEDIGVIAPYRAQVAEISKRLPDVTVDTVDRFQGSSKEVIVISFVATGTLDSPIFEDYRRINVALTRAKKALVLVGDGDALATDEVYGRMVEWARG is encoded by the coding sequence ATGAGCGTGGACCGCGTTCGTGGCGTCGTCGTCGACATCGAGGAGCCGAAGACGGTGAACACCCAGTACGGCGAGAGCGACCTCTGTGAGGTGACGATACGCCCCGACCGCGGGGCCGGCGAGCCCACGACGGTCACGCTCTGGGGGAAGTGGACCGAGAACGCCGCCACCATCGAGACGGGCATGGAGATAGCCGTCTACAACCCCGACAAGCGGGAGTATCAGGGCGAGCAGCAGTACTCCGTCGGCGGCGACGCCACGCTGGTCGTCCAGCCGGACTTCCTCGTCGACGTGACTGACATCCGGGCGTGGGTGCAGTGCCCACGGATGTACTACCTCCGGAAACTCGACGGTGCGGAGCACGCCTACCCGCTAGTGAAGGGGACCGTTGTCCACGAGGTCTTTGGCGACCTGCTTCGGGGCCGGGACCTCGACACCGCTATCGAGGAGCAGGTCGACGCTGCGGGCCTCGACATCGGACTGCTGGGCCGAGAGGCCGACGAGGTGGCCGGGGACGTGCGCGACCACGCGTCGGCCATTCAGGGGTGGCTCCAGCAGGGGACGCTCACGGAGACGGATGGAGCGGCGACAGCCGCTGACAACTCGGAGCGGGACTTCAGTCCCGCGGAGAGCGAGTGGCGCTCCGAGATGACGCTCATCTCCGAGCGGTTCGGGATGAAGGGCCGGGCTGACGCCGTCCGTCGCGGGATGCCCGTCGAACTCAAGACCGGCAAGAACACCAAGCGAGAGCCGCGGTTTCAGGACAAGATTCAGGCGACAGCATACGCGCTGATGCTGGGTGAGCGTGCGGCCGGCGCGGACAGCGCCGTCGACGCGGCTCCGGACACGGGCACGCTCCTCTACACCAAGAACGCCGCTGTCGACCGCAACGAGGAGAGCGGTGACCTCTCGCCGGCAAAAGAGTTCTCTATCGGGAGCGGGCTGCTGAACTACGTCGTCCGGACCCGCAACGCGATTGCGGCGATGGAGTACGACTGTAGCGTGCCGACGGGCTACGAGGCCAACGCGAAATGCGAGTACTGCTTCGAGCAGGACACCTGTATGGCTGTCTCCGGCCGCCTCAACCAGGAATCCAAGGCCGGAACGGTCGGCCGGGCAGTACCCGACGAGGAACTGGACTACTTCGAGCGGTTCTACACGGCTGTCGAGGCCGAACGCCGGTCCGTCCACCGCGAGTACGCGAAGCTCTGGGAGCAAACGCCCGAAGAACGCGCCGACAACGACCGGGCGCTCATCGGCCTGGAACCGACCGGTCGCCGGGAACTCGACGGCGGCCGCTGGGAACTCCGGGCGACCGGAACTGGGGCCGTCTCGAAGATTCGCGAGGGCAATCTCGTGCTCGCCAGTGACGGCGACCCGGTGACCGGCAACGCCGAACTGGCGCGGGTCGAACGTCTTGGCGAAGAAATCGTCGTCACGGCTGACGAGCCGCTTGACCTCCGTCGATTGGACGTGTACCCCTCCGAACTGACGACCGACCGGCTCCAGAACGCGCTGCACGACGCCGTGCTCCTCCAGTCGCCTGAGCAGAAGGACGTGCTGTTCGGACGGCGCGAGCCGGAGTTCAAGCCAGTCGAGGAGACGTTCATCGACAACAACGACGCCCAGAACGATGCCGTCCAGCTAGCGGTCGGTGCCGAGGACTTCGCGCTCGTCCACGGGCCGCCTGGGACCGGGAAGACGTACACGCTGGCGCGGATGGTCCGGGCACTGATAGCCCGGGGCGACCGGGTCCTGCTCTCGGCCTTTACCAACCGTGCCGTCGACAACCTGCTGGAAGCGCTGGAGGCCCAGGGGTACACCGATATCGTTCGTGTCGGCACGGAGAGCGGCGTCCGGGAGGATATGCAGAAGTACCGCCTGGAGACCAGCGGCGACCCCGGTGAGTGCGCCGGACGGCTCCAGAGCGCGCAGGTCGTCGCGGCGACGACGGCCACCTGTGGCGGAAGCACGCTCCAGACGCAGGAGTTCGATGTCGCGGTCGTTGACGAAGCCGGCCAACTGACCGAACCGGGGACGCTGGCGGCGACGACGCTGGCCGACCGGTTCGTGCTCGTCGGCGACCACCAGCAGCTCCCGCCCGTGGTCCAGTCCGAGGACGAGACGTTGTCGACCTCGTTGTTCGAACGGCTCATCGACGCCCACCCCGACGCTGGCGTCATGCTGGACCGTCAGTACCGGATGGCCCAGCACATCCAGGCCTTCGCTTCGCGGGAGTTCTACGACGGACAGTTGCGGCCGGCGACCGGCGAGGTGGCCGCCCAGCGGCTCGATGACCTCGACGGCGTTGCGACAGCGAGCTTACCCGAGGTACTCCGAGACCGCGTGGCCTTCGTCGACCCCGGCGGCAGTCAGGTCGGCAACACCAATCCGACGGAGGCTGACCGGATTGCCGAAATCGTCGCGTCGTACCGGTCGGCCGGCGTTTCCGCTGAGGACATTGGCGTCATCGCGCCGTACCGCGCGCAGGTCGCGGAGATTTCCAAGCGCCTGCCAGACGTGACTGTGGATACGGTCGACCGGTTCCAGGGGTCGAGCAAGGAAGTCATCGTCATCTCCTTTGTCGCCACCGGAACCCTCGACAGCCCGATCTTCGAGGATTACCGGCGTATCAACGTCGCACTCACACGGGCGAAAAAAGCGCTCGTCCTCGTTGGCGACGGCGACGCGCTGGCGACCGACGAGGTGTACGGCCGGATGGTCGAGTGGGCGCGGGGCTGA
- a CDS encoding DUF2237 family protein gives MESERNVLGGELAPCSMDPETGFMRDGYCYPLQRDPGRHEICAVMTAEFLEYSKAQGNDLVTPRPELNFPGLDPGDSWCVCVPRWIEAHEAGRAPPVNLDATSEDVLEDVSLETLQEYAADGDSDADATAE, from the coding sequence ATGGAAAGCGAACGCAACGTCCTCGGCGGGGAGCTGGCCCCCTGCTCGATGGACCCGGAGACGGGATTCATGCGCGACGGGTACTGCTACCCGCTCCAGCGTGACCCGGGCCGGCACGAGATCTGTGCCGTGATGACGGCGGAGTTTCTGGAGTACAGCAAGGCACAGGGCAACGACCTCGTGACGCCGCGGCCGGAGCTGAACTTCCCGGGCCTCGATCCCGGCGACAGCTGGTGCGTTTGTGTCCCGCGCTGGATAGAGGCCCACGAAGCCGGGCGCGCACCACCGGTGAACCTCGACGCGACGAGCGAGGACGTGCTCGAAGACGTGTCGCTGGAAACGCTGCAGGAGTACGCTGCCGATGGTGACTCAGATGCCGACGCGACCGCTGAATGA
- a CDS encoding AAA family ATPase has product MAGLSGDLSVEAASDHCLNIVERVEEAVVVERRVLFETLAGVIARGHVLVEDVPGTGKTVLARVLAESLGLEFNRVQFTPDLLPADVTGSNVYNEHEREFEFVQGPVFSNVVLADEINRAPPKTQSALLESMEERQVSVDGTTHPLPTPFVVIATQNPVEQEGTFQLPEAQRDRFSVKTSMDYPDVEGEMGLLDRRANRRTISPSVEPVVDPETVRALQECAEDIRVDTKVRRYIVDLARATREDDRTEIGVSPRGVQRVFEAVRASAVIAGRQYATPDDVKRLANATMSHRLVLTTEATIEGTENADVIQAALDAVDVPAVSPNAPDTDDRSEPTAASEAEPADSPAKTSPDNDSPGQRPSQSAAGAEKSKAGQPDGDGDQPTGSSDDTQSRSDADDIGHGQ; this is encoded by the coding sequence ATGGCCGGGTTATCGGGGGATTTGAGCGTCGAGGCGGCCTCAGACCACTGCCTCAACATCGTTGAGCGAGTTGAGGAGGCTGTCGTCGTCGAACGCCGAGTGCTGTTCGAGACACTGGCTGGCGTCATCGCCAGAGGGCACGTGCTGGTCGAGGACGTGCCGGGAACGGGGAAAACAGTCCTGGCGCGGGTGTTAGCGGAGTCACTTGGCCTCGAATTCAACCGGGTACAGTTCACACCGGACCTGCTGCCGGCGGACGTGACCGGGTCGAACGTGTACAACGAACACGAGCGGGAGTTCGAGTTCGTACAGGGGCCGGTGTTCTCGAATGTCGTGCTCGCAGACGAGATCAACCGCGCGCCGCCGAAGACCCAGTCTGCACTGCTTGAGTCAATGGAAGAGCGGCAGGTCAGTGTCGACGGGACGACGCATCCGCTCCCGACACCGTTCGTCGTTATCGCGACTCAGAACCCCGTCGAGCAGGAAGGGACCTTCCAGCTTCCCGAGGCCCAGCGGGACCGCTTCAGCGTGAAGACGTCGATGGACTATCCCGATGTTGAGGGGGAAATGGGGCTGCTCGACCGGCGGGCCAACCGGCGAACAATCTCGCCGTCGGTCGAGCCGGTCGTGGACCCAGAGACGGTGCGTGCCCTTCAAGAATGTGCGGAAGACATCCGCGTCGACACCAAGGTTCGTCGCTATATCGTTGATCTGGCGCGGGCGACGCGCGAAGACGACCGGACAGAGATTGGCGTTTCGCCGCGGGGCGTGCAGCGGGTCTTCGAGGCTGTCCGGGCCAGTGCGGTCATCGCCGGCCGGCAGTATGCCACACCCGACGACGTGAAGCGACTGGCGAACGCGACGATGAGTCACCGACTGGTCCTGACGACAGAGGCGACCATCGAAGGGACCGAGAACGCCGACGTGATTCAGGCTGCGCTGGACGCTGTCGACGTGCCCGCAGTCTCGCCGAATGCACCGGATACGGACGACAGGTCGGAACCGACGGCGGCGAGCGAGGCCGAGCCTGCTGACTCTCCAGCGAAAACCTCGCCAGACAATGATTCGCCCGGGCAGCGCCCGTCACAGAGTGCTGCTGGAGCAGAGAAGAGCAAGGCCGGGCAACCGGACGGGGATGGCGACCAGCCCACCGGCTCATCAGATGACACGCAGAGCCGGAGTGACGCGGACGACATTGGACACGGACAGTGA